AAGCCGGTACAAGGTATCGATCCGAATATCGGTTTTGTATTTCAGGCCGATGCCGTCTTCCCTTGGAAAAACGTGATTGATAACGTCGCCATCGGACCGATTTTTCGCGGCATTGATGCCAAGCTGGCGCATGAGATGGCGGCGGAATGGGTGCGGCGGGTTGGGCTGTCCGGTTTTGAATACCATTATCCGCATCAATTGTCGGGGGGCATGCGCAAACGCGTGGCCTTGGCTCAGACCTTCATCAATGAACCGAAAATTTTGCTGATGGATGAACCGTTCTCGGCGCTCGATGTGCAAACCCGCGCGCTGATGCAGGATGAATTGCTCGGCTTGTGGTCAGAGAAAAAAGCCTCGGTGGTGTTTGTCACGCATGATATCGAAGAAGCGATTGCGCTGGCCGATCGGGTGGTGGTGCTGTCGAAAGGGCCTGGTTCGGTGAAAAGCAGTTATGAAATTCCGCTGGCACGGCCGCGCGATGTTTCGGAAGCGCGCTACACCAAGGAATTCATCGACTTGTCCAAACAGATTTGGACCGACCTTAAAGACGAAGTCCAAATTTAAAGTGAGATGTGCATCATGACAACTGTAAAACAAGCGGTACCGGCCGCATTCGGGGCCGAAGAATTGAAAGCCATCGCGCGCGCACGGCGCCATCACCAGTTGGTAATTTTTTTGCGGCTGGCGCTGGCCGTGGTGGTATTGGCGAGCTGGGAAGGCTCGGTCTATCTGGGCTGGATTGATCCATTCTTCTTCTCGCAACCAACGGCCATTTATGAACAATTGCTGGTGTGGATTACCGAAGGTACGTCGCAGGGGCCATTATGGCGTGAACTGCTGGTGACGATGGAAGAGACGGTGTTCGGTTTTCTGATCGGCAGCGCGCTGGGGATTATTTTTGGCATCGCTTTGGGACGTAACAAGCTCGCTTCCGATGTGCTGAGTATCTATATCAAGGTCGCTAATGCAATACCGCGGGTGGTATTGGGATCGATTTTCATCATCATGTTTGGTCTGGGCATGGGTTCGAAAATTGCGTTGGCGGTGGTGATGGTGTTTTTCGTCGTGTTCGGCAATGCCTTTCAGGGTGTGCGCGAAGCCGATAAAAATTTGATCGCGAATGCCTATATTTTGGGTGCCAGCAAACGCCAGGTGACTTTTTCGGTGGTCTTTCCTTCGGCCTTGACGTGGATTTTAGCGAGCTTGCATGTCAGCTTCGGCTTCGCCTTGGTCGGTGCTGTGGTCGGTGAATTCCTCGGTGCGCGGCATGGCATCGGTTTGTTGATCGCCACGGCGCAGGGGACGTTCAATGCGGCCGGCGTGTTTGCTGCGATGATCGTGTTGGCCGTGGTGGCGCTGGTCGCCGAGTATCTGTTGACGGCGGTAGAAAATAAATTGCTGAAATGGCGTCCGGTTCAGTTTGTCGAGCAGGGGATGTAATTTTTTGTCAGATG
The sequence above is drawn from the Undibacterium sp. CCC3.4 genome and encodes:
- a CDS encoding ABC transporter ATP-binding protein; this encodes MKNIAIEMNHVSRKFISPAGKVTLALRDFSLTVHEGDFCAIVGPTGCGKSTTLGMITGLNPPSSGTVKVFGKPVQGIDPNIGFVFQADAVFPWKNVIDNVAIGPIFRGIDAKLAHEMAAEWVRRVGLSGFEYHYPHQLSGGMRKRVALAQTFINEPKILLMDEPFSALDVQTRALMQDELLGLWSEKKASVVFVTHDIEEAIALADRVVVLSKGPGSVKSSYEIPLARPRDVSEARYTKEFIDLSKQIWTDLKDEVQI
- a CDS encoding ABC transporter permease; its protein translation is MTTVKQAVPAAFGAEELKAIARARRHHQLVIFLRLALAVVVLASWEGSVYLGWIDPFFFSQPTAIYEQLLVWITEGTSQGPLWRELLVTMEETVFGFLIGSALGIIFGIALGRNKLASDVLSIYIKVANAIPRVVLGSIFIIMFGLGMGSKIALAVVMVFFVVFGNAFQGVREADKNLIANAYILGASKRQVTFSVVFPSALTWILASLHVSFGFALVGAVVGEFLGARHGIGLLIATAQGTFNAAGVFAAMIVLAVVALVAEYLLTAVENKLLKWRPVQFVEQGM